gccagcgttcgttagtgaatttgcgaagtaacgaaaatgcccaacgctagcgaattgacgctagcgttcggcgcttagggaatttgcccctatatcagtatgacacacacagggagcaaagcacaggcagagtatggaacacagagcataggacaggcagaatacagcaggagcaGGGAATATTATCAGGacctggtgccccttcagcagtttgtgtGGTGTGAACAGGGGAACAATGTGGGCATTTATAGTCTGGAACTGGGGTGTGAAGAGTACCGAGctttagggatgtgaacaatagaggtgtcatagGTGTAAACAGTGTCGGGGGGATTAAAGATGTGAACAGTTCTGGAGTTTAacgtctgaatttgaggtttaaacaatgcatggGCCAGTTAAtgtcagtactgataccttttaaagcttacacaaggtaagcagacacaacattcatgtgggggccacacaagggggttcACCAGTTGCACAGAACTGATCTGTAAAACGACCCAGATTCAATTAAATTTTGTGataaatgtatgaaaatatttCTTTACCACTGAATAGTAATGTGAAATCTTTCTGAATTCAATTCATTGTGATATTAAACTTGCAAGAAATGGTAAACTTTGCATGACTTTGTTATTGTCGTTTCTGGTTTCACATACTGTTTTTGTGGAATGTGTACATAATAATCTGTACAAGTTAACACGTGATATCAGTTACATCAAACAAACGTCAGTTTAATGATACttaattacagtttttttgtggcaaatagCGTCTGGTTACCCTCACAACTAGTTAATATTTCAGTAAacgtcacccagacatgaaaataCTATAAAAAGCCTTTGCACTTCTAGGAGTTTTTTGGGACTGCCTTTGCACACTCCATGCTGTAGATTCTTGTGTGCTCCAAGTCTGCTATTCCAGGTAGGTgtgtcctttaaaaacatttaatcaaCCAACATGACCATTTTAGCTTAAATTTCACGTTTACTGTGTTTTTAATGGACTTTTGATTGTATAAATTTGCACTCTAAACAATATTGTGCATatcatataaaaaatgaaaaaaatgccagcgttttttacaacaaatttccagcatacaggatatgatgtcactgacataatattgaggaggatgtagtttcatcttatcagttcgacTGGTTTACGGTgaagaaggaaactctggcgagagtttactttagtgaatttgtggattaACAATCATTCACCTGAGCTAAAATGCCCCTGGTGATACGGCgcaaaactgcactagcgactgtctctttggctagcgaattgtcatctacgcCATTAagtaaattagcgatgtccctgcggatgagatttctggggaattttcgctagcTATGGcttcttcgccctttagtaaatctgccccgttgtgTCTATAAGTCTGTCTAAAAGgtccaaacatgctttatttcAACCtagataaaaaaatctaataaaataaggaACACAGACGACAGACAGGTTTTTGTTGAGATTTAGAACCTCAATAAACCTAGTATGATGTCATATAGCATTTAAAATACAAGAGAAGTGTCCATGAATTACTTGCTGGAGGACCTGGTGCCCACATTGTCCTGCATCTGCAGATTAAACAGCAGGATCTTCAGTTTGCTGATCATTTTTAATATGTTCAGGTAATTGGAGATCCATCAACAGATGATTATTCACTGCAATATTGTGTAAAATGCAGGCTAATAAAATTATATGGCAGACCAGGTGAATACTACAGAACAACTTTTACTAATACTTACATAATATTATTATGTGTACCACAAAGATTATTTTAATACACATGGAAAGAAGATATAGATTGGCCTAGTTGTAACTGCCCTTACATCACTTGTGTCAGAATAGAAGAGACAAAAATGTTACAAACGATAGCATTTCCGCCAGTTCAAATTGGTGTAAGGGAAACCGGAAGATAACACAACAAACTTCATTCATTATGCTTTTTCAGGATGAATAAGAATTGTGAAAATTAAGTCTTCCTAGCCGTTACATTGAGATGCTAGCTTGTAAAAACTTtagtaatgaaaaaaatcagttaacTCTATAAGAATTTAGGGCAATTAATTGAATTGGGTACATGCAAaaacaaacactaaggggcagatttatcaagggtcgaatttcgaagagataaatacttcgaaatttgactatTGAaatacttagaatatcgaagtcgaggtatttttcaccgaatttggccattgaacgatctaagtaaaatcatttgatcgaacgattaaatcgttcgaaacgaacgattcgaacgattttagcatatgatcgaacgatttaaattcgatgtgtgaagacttagaaaaatggtctagaaggtccccataggctaacatagcactttggcaggtttaatttggcgaagtgttggaagttttttttaaagaaacagtactttgattatcgaatggttgaatattcaaactattttactttttcaaagtaaattcgaagtcgtagtatcctattcgatggttgaagtatccaaacaattacttagaatttaaaattttttaacctcaaaaattctctcgaattcactttgacccttgataaatctgccccttattatatgaaaaataacaTATTACATTGAATTGAATCAAGACCGATCTGTAAAATAATCTTTCTTGTTTCAGAAATGGAGAATTGCATGAGATGTCCTGAAGACCAATGGTCCAATGAGAGAAGAGATAAATGCATCAAGAGAACCATTGACTTCCTTTCTTATATTGACCCTCTTGGTGTAGCTCTAACCACCGCTGCTTTCGTTTTGTCTTTATGCTCAGCTGCAgttttttgcatctttttaaaATACAGGAAAAGCCCCATTGTGAAAGCCAATAATCAGGAGCTCAGTTACATTCTTCTTCTTTCCCTCATGATATCCTTTCTTTGTTCCTTACTATTTATTGGAAGGCCTACAAGAGTGACTTGTTTGTTGAGACAAACTTCATTTGGGATCATCTTTGCTGTTTGTATTTCTTCCATTTTGGGGAAAACCATTACTGTTATTATTGCCTTCAATGCCACTAGACCTGGAAGCAGGCTCAGAAACTATGTTGGTACCAGGGTCCCTAAATATATTCTTCTTCTATGTACACTACCTGAGGTTTTCATCTGTGGACTTTGGCTCATAATCTCTCCCCCGTTCCCTGACTATGACACTCACTCTGACACGGGGAAGATGATTTTGCAGTGCAATGAGGGATTATCTAGTGCCTTTTACATAATGGTTGGTTACATTGCCTTGTTGGCTTTTGTTAGTTTCTTTGTTGCTTATCTTGCCCGTAAATTACCAGACATGTTTAATGAAGCGCAATATATAACCTTCAGCATGTTACTGTTCTGTAGTGTGTGGATCTCCTTCATTCCGGCCTATGTGAGCACCACGggcaaatatttagcagcagtgGAGATATTTGCAATTCTTTTTTCCAGTGCAGGACTTTTGTGCCTTATATTTATCCCAAAGtgctatattatattttttaaaccacCAGTGAACACTAGAGTTAATTTAGTAGAATCAAAAGTAAACCATACAGTACAATCTACTATAAAAGTACTAAAATAGTTTAATGATATGCATCATTAGTTACATTTTTGCCATTATGtcaagaatataaaataaattgttgctACTAGTTaaggaaacattttaaattaaaatttagccTCATGGGTGGAATCTATTGTAAGGCATTTCTGGTGGTCAAATCTATTTAGAAAAATGTGTCCATCATTCTGTTAACCATCATACATGGAAGGGTgctagtaaatataaaaaaaactgctctggTGCAAAACTCACACTCAAAAGTAAACATGGAACATGGAATTGCTACAAAAAGATTCAGTAGTCTATGTCAAATTATGCCGATTTGTAGGAACTGATACACTTGTATTATGATGCACTTGCATTGTTGCTACACTTGAGCACTAGAATCTTATCACGGCATCATTCTAATATAAAGGgccaagaaaatacattttagcatGAACTCATCAGAAGCACTTACTGTTCTTGTCATTTAACCCGCAATCAGCAGTGACACACCTTAGAAGggaactgattaaaaaaaagggccagattcagttcagtgagaaaaaggtgaaaggtgaaaattcatggatgacattcaatttgatattcaattcagaaaactctaaggaagtctatgggaaaaaaactggaaccaaAGTTGGAGAAATTTTCTTCCCTGGCCATCTCCATGTCAAActgggatagccccgccccactgttcccatcagaaggaccctccccaaagtcTTAAAATCCCAACCCCACCCCCCGGCATCTTTTTGACCTTCTGCTCCAGTTTTTTGCTCTCATTTGAAGCAAGTTTTCCTTTAGCCCTGGGAATGCATTAGGCTTGCCAAAAAGCATCTTAGGGACTGGGATTTTGGTCTTTGAGATCTTATATACCCCCCATGCACATTATCTCATTCATATGGAGTCCTCAGTGCTTCATCTACTGGATCAGGAAATGCACTATGGTATTATGGCTGATAGCACCTGCTTATATCTTGAACGATGGTAAGTCCTTTTTCCCTCAATCCACGTGTCTTACCGGCTTGCGTCAGGCAGCAGTGCTGTATGTGACCCCTACACCCTATTAAGTAGAACAAAAGGTAGACGGCGTGTCTCCCAAACCAcggataaaattaaaaaaatctttattgccaAGCTTGTATTAAAAACACATTCATGAGAATTATCTCCTATACTATGACATATATGTTCACGATTAGGTAAGGctaaacttttagaggtttcagctgtcccagcttaTTGGGTTACTGGGATTCACTCCTGGTTTTGGAGTTCCAAGGTTACCCTGGTGGTATTTGGTTATCAGACATCTCTGTAGCGAGTTATGTTTAGTCAGTGGCCTGATCCTTATAGCctccttttctttttcccctATACTGAggcttacatttttcttttatggaGGATTTACATTTCACAGCCAGCTGTCTCCTTCACAAGTTTTTCCCATTGTTgaggtaatttattaaaaaaaaaaaaaaagcttgttttcCAGAGTCTCTGTCAGTAATGCAAGTACAATGTCTGTCTGTATATTATGTAAGTGATGCCAGTGCAATGCTGGTTTGTGCAGACTTCAGATGTTTGTAAACAGATAATTACTCAGCCTTGCAGTATTCAGTGTAGAAAATAAATAGGTAGATTCCCCTCACACTCCATTCTGTAGCCGCTCACAATGAAGCTCTTGGAGGATTGGGTAAGGtgctttttacttctgaatgcttATTTCATCCAAAGTCAAGCTAGTTTTAGAAGTTAGGGAATAGGTGTCTTGCAATATCTTAACTACTCTGTTCAACCAGTATGTATATTGAGATATTTTATAGGGAGATTGGCAGCCATGTATAGCACTTGGATCTTTAGCAGAGTGCGTAATGCAAAACCAGGACTGAACATGTATGCAGTTGTTCTGGAGCTGGCTAATGTAACAACAAATCTTAATATGTATGCTAAAACATTTTAGAGCTGGCTAATATCACCTGAATatgtatgttaaaaaataaaatgtcagtgcTTCTGGAACATTCAGGTAATGGATTATAATCATGAGTAACAAAAGAAACTTGAAGAGGGACAAGTGATTGAAGGCATTGCTCAGCAATCCAGTCAGTAATTGAGTTTTGCTGCCTTAGCCAAGGCAAACCTAGGATAACACGTATAGTAGGACTTGATTATCAGAAAGGAAATTTCCTCAAAACCAATTTGCAAGCATTGAGATTGGTGGTGGTAGAAGAAAGTCCCAGACTAACCATTCTGCCATCCATTGCTTGAGTACAAAGTGGAACCTGAAAGCGTGTGAAAGAGAAGCCAAAGGTTTTAGTAATTCTTTAACCCTATATCCTCTGCAACAGTGTTTTGGTACACAATCGACAACTTGAAACTTCAATTGTTGAACCCCATGGCCTTTTTTTGTAAACATGACATGATACAAGCTGTTCTAACCTTTAAATTTGATAGTGGACTTGTGTTATTGAATCTTTTCCTTTACCAAATGAACCATCAGTCCTACATACAACTGTCCATAGGGGCACTTAGTAGTGATTACCACATAAGTGGATGCACACATATAGTACCCCTTGATTTTAATGGGGGTATCCCTTCGTGGGTATCCCTTCGTTTCACCCTACCGGCAATTGGAGCGGCAGTTGCAGGACAGACAAGGAAAGGTCCCATTGTTTCTGGGATGTAGCAGACATTGCTGAGCTTGTTTCCCTCCCAAATTGAATGTAACCAACATAGATCCGATTGTTCTGTTCCTCGTATAAGACATAAGAGGGGCATTCTGGAACTCCTCCACATTAGGAAACCAATTTTTAACAAGCCCCAATGTCTATGCATAATTCTAGAGACCTCAGAACTGGCAATAGTGAATCTAAACACAAAACGGAtgcatatttgtgtatttttaattgtACCCCTTTCAACACTTTCGTAAAAGTCTTTTATGGCAAGTTCTACATAAAGAATTGCTAAGATGatgctacatcctcaacattattatgtcagtgacatcatatcctgtattccaaaaagtaattaaagaataaaatatatgaattgaAAATCAAGGTTATTTTCAGAGCAGTAACAATCCTTTCCTTTCCAGACTAAATAAATGAGTTCACTGAACATAGACTGGCATAGACTTGATTTCATATCTTCTTCATTCAACCATACTGGTACATGTTACTCACTGGAAGGATATTGAACAAAGTTGAATATCCTTCCAGTGAGTGGTGCCTGTAATGGCCACGATCACCTCTTTCAAATACATATTTCTGGTGGCACATTCAACAGTAGATTCATAATCATTGTTGTTGGTGGGAGCAAGAGACTGGTCGGTATGCCACTGCAAGCACTGCTTTGGGTGAGATTATGCACAAGTACTGTATCACTGGTGTGTGTTCATGTATATGTTCAGagaagggccggaactaggggtaggcaaaagagacaCCTGCCTAAGGCGCAATGATATGGGAGGCGCTGGGCAGGTAGCTcaaaaattgtcttctgcctaccccagtccatTTTTGGAGCCCTCTTTGGTTTCCCCCTCCGCAGTTCTCACCCCTTCCGCTCCATCACTCACTCTCCTACCCTCCGTAGCATCTCGTCCGTTACTCTCACCTCTTTCCTCTCCTCCCCTGCATCTCGTACACCACTCTCATCTCGTCCTGTGCATGCTCGAGTCGCGGTCCTTCAGGGGAGGGTGgggtggccagctgggttgcctaggtcGCCCGGCCAGCTTGGCCCAGCCCAGGTTCAGAGTCTTTTGACATTTTTGTGACAGACATAAATTAGAATGCAAACATTAACTGCATTATATTACTGACCTGTCTGTAATAATATTCCTAAAGTACTTTGAGTGTGTGCTTTGAGTATAATTAATAAAACCCATTGCTCTTTATTATTgccttgtttattattattgcctTACTTTATAAATGTTGTTTACAATGTAATAGGGTATGTGGCTGAAGCTTTACGGGAGCATGGCTAATGAAAGTGGGCAAAGGGAGGGGTGGCCTATTTTCTACATTGTTGAAATGCAagtgccagattttttttctaagacTAAATCCTAGTTGCATTGTCTatctatatatgcagtatatctTCATTTAAACAATCCTGTTTCTATACGTAGTGCTGGACATATTTTAATAGTACAGATGGCAGAACaatcaaatatatacagtatacggtATATATATCTGGTGTCTGCACTCAAACCGGTCTTCACttctttgtgggtgcagggtcaaattggaataaaaaatagtTCAGAAGGACCTGCACTCCTTGCatagtaatatatttataatgaattCCCAGATTTCGTtcctaaatttacattttttactttattcacaAATTCTTTAGCCtcctataaaatatatgttttgtttgtttgtttgcagtgCAGAACACATTTCAACAAACATTTGGTTCAAAAAGtcctggaatttttaaaaaatatactgtaaatatccaCTGATTTGAAAATAGAAATGCTCAAAAAGGAAACCTTGTTGGCGAAATGGTCAAAAAAGGAAAGATGCAATTATAATGGCTGCTGATCAATCCTAAAttgatgctttatttattttgacctatcatttttttcctaaatagtTTCTGAATGGAATCTTTAACATCTTTGTTTCGTAGACTGTAAATGAAGGGATTCAACATTGGAGTTATCACATTGTGAAAAACAGAGAGCATTTTATCATGCTCCAGCGAATGACTGGATTGAGGCCTAAGGTACATGATGATGATCGTCGCATAGAAAATGGAGACTACGGTAAGATGGGCAGCGCAGGTTGAGAAAGCTTTCTTCCTTCCATGTGCAGAGCGTATTTTTAGAATAgtggaaataatataaatgtaagataTAACAGTTAATAAAAATGATGCCCCAGCCACTAGACCACCCAAAAAAAGGATGACAATTTCATTTAATGATGTATCTGTACAAGATAATTTCAGTAGTGGGGGCATGTCACAGAAAAAGTGATTGACTTCTCTAGAATGGCAAAATGATAACCTTACGGTGAGTATTGTGTGTACAAATGAGTAGAGAACGCCAGTGATCCAGCAGCTGGAAGCAAGACTGATACAAGCCTTCTTGCTCATAATTTGTGGATAACGTAGAGGATGACATATGGCCACATAGCGATCATATCCCATAATACTTAGGAGAAAACATTCCGCACAACCGGACAAGTGATAGAAATAAAGTTGAGTGAAGCACCCATTATAGGAAATGTGACATCTCTCTGACAAGAGACAAACCAGCATCTTAGGGACGGTGACTGATGGAATTGAGATATCAAGGAGAGATAGATTGCAAATGAACATGTACATTGGCGAATGCAATTCACGTATAATCCTTGTTAATATGATTAGGAAAACATTGCCTGTCAAGGTTGTGGAATagacaagaaaaaagaaaataaaaagaaataattgaaCTCTCGGGTTATTAGAAAGTCCCATTAAAATAAAGTCCTTTAGTACTGTTTGATTTTTTGAATCCATTGTAGTATTTTctgaaaagtaaacaaaaaaaccccgataacattaaaaaatcaaataaatacataataattgtatgtaacattaatatttttcattttttaaatttgacctcATTCAGACCTACGCAAATATAATGCAGTCATACATGCATTGAAATTAagtaaattatgtaaatgtgggTCCTCTCTGCTACCCATGCAGGTAAAACCTAGGCAGAAGTTGGAGGATTCCATGAAGGTAGGCTAACGCCCAATTACATTGGTAGTTACAAAAGTTTGATCATTTTGTCATAGGATTCATTGCCGCCTCTGTGTTGCTTGCTGCCACATGAAAATTGCTTCAGAAAATAAGCTGgcttcatttttttcaagataagTTAGCCAATTTATTTTTTGAAGCAACTTTCAACTAGAAGTGAGGACAGCTTGATCTGTTTTCTTGGCCCAAATGTTTCTGTAGaagattatttttcatttataagacagtatatgataaagtTACTGTTCATTGTAGGATTATCAGCCATGGACAGCATCTAGGCAAATATAATGAGAACTTAAttttgttattaataaggaaatatGAATATCCACACAAtagtaaatagtgatgagcgcataaatttggcaggcatggatttgcggcgaattgcCGTGTTTTGctgccagcaaatacattttccgTAGAAAAATCCAgcgccacaaaaaaaattgtcgcgcagcGGAATAGAAAATTATCGAAACggccatttactgtaatgcatttggataaaatagtcgcaAAAATAGTcgcaaaattgtcgcgcatcaaaatcatttttgacttcaatgcattttgtgaattttccgctGCTTCCCAAATTTTTCGATAAATacaatcaacaaaaaaaaagaattaagacTGAGGTTAACACTGGGGATGAAAATGAAACATCAGCTAAAGCCCAAAtaatttctatggaatttctattttttttctgatttgagcattaaggggaagatttattaaggtttgaatggtcaattcaaattggaatttgaatttttgaaaacatttttgttaaaacTCACAAATACGAATTTAAAAACACTAActggaatgtaaatttgaatgtgagatttagcaCACctggaccatggaaacagttgtaattcgaatattcgccacctaaaacctgccaagttaattaagaagtcattggcagaggttaagcctatggggcaaattcactaattcgCCAACTTCGCTCAcattgctacacttcgccaggcaaaaattcatcaggacagcgctaattcactaaaatgcaaagttgtgtccagggcacagAATGATGGCGAatcttaatatttaataaaaatgtaggggggagcagAGTACCCTACAAAAAAATATAcgattttttgcagcctatcaccctgaaaaatgaaaagttgccagcgtattttgggactttttttgagcaactcctatctactctattgcacttcgcctggtctgaggtggcgaaggcaagtctggagcaagaggtaacgttcattaaaatccgcatcttagtgaatttgcctagttacgtccattcgccagagtgaaaatttgcctagtGATAGAGTGCGAAATAGCGCTACattctatctcctttgctagcgaatttacgccagcgcccgttagtcacatcaccctttagtaaatttgtccctatgattaagggagtgattccccgAATCAGCGTTAGGATGAATATCCACAGCCTGCTAAATAAATTTTTAACCAGAGAGCTGTccagccgtttttttttttgtttcgcaatggcagaggtccattgaaccatttgaatatattGCCTTtgtgacatttgaggtttttttcggaggatAACTTCATTCGCATTCGATTCGAATATTTGGATCTGGACTATTCTATCGAAAATTAGtcgtttaataaaaataattttaataaactcCCATTCAATTTGTGAGTTGATTTGATTTTATTATCGTAAAAGAAAATTCACATACATtcaaaatctttgataaataactagtgatgactttttttgacgctggcaaattttcactgtagttttgtgaatttattcgccggcagcaaatttgctgcgaattcgcgcctggagaataaattcgcccatcactataaataacctTTGCTAAAATGAGCAAGCGATATATGGAATTAGAACGATGTTTTAGAGTTAAGTAATACTATATAAGTATAGGAAAGGTTGGTAAGTTACAGTACTATTAGATGAGCaaatagttatatattttttcaaaagaaagGAAAGTTTTGTAGAGAGCCTCTTGTCAGAGGCGATGGCTTAGAATCAAGTGCAAGTGGGGAGGATGACAGTAATGTTGATTTTTAATTCTGTTCCAGAGAACAGGTGAATGGATTCCGCAATGTAATTTGTAGGTCGGGAGTCCATATGACTGTTTCCGTAAATCTCCAACTAAGCCAGagggacccgccccagttccaaaggcaatcaaaatacaaaaaattatatcaaaaagatatatgtccaaAGGCTTCTTAAGGTAAAAACAAGTCATTCAttgataatcacatttaaaaagttttcggtacatactgaccccacatggcccaccttacgcgtttcgtaccctccggcactaagtcataggtgtgtctgtctgcagatacacctatgacagacacacctatgactaagtgccggaggatacgaaacgcgtaaggtgggccatgtggggtcagtatgtaccgaaaactttttaaatgtg
This Xenopus laevis strain J_2021 chromosome 8S, Xenopus_laevis_v10.1, whole genome shotgun sequence DNA region includes the following protein-coding sequences:
- the LOC108700594 gene encoding olfactory receptor 5V1, with protein sequence MDSKNQTVLKDFILMGLSNNPRVQLFLFIFFFLVYSTTLTGNVFLIILTRIIRELHSPMYMFICNLSLLDISIPSVTVPKMLVCLLSERCHISYNGCFTQLYFYHLSGCAECFLLSIMGYDRYVAICHPLRYPQIMSKKACISLASSCWITGVLYSFVHTILTVRLSFCHSREVNHFFCDMPPLLKLSCTDTSLNEIVILFLGGLVAGASFLLTVISYIYIISTILKIRSAHGRKKAFSTCAAHLTVVSIFYATIIIMYLRPQSSHSLEHDKMLSVFHNVITPMLNPFIYSLRNKDVKDSIQKLFRKKMIGQNK